Within Epilithonimonas zeae, the genomic segment GAATTTGATTTTTACAGTCACATTTTCAATCAAAGGAAATTCTTTTTCTGTTGGATAGATATCATCGTTAAAAGCTTCGAACAATTCAAAATGAATATTTTTTTTCGGAATGCCGTGGTTGTAACAAGCATTGGCGACAGATTTTATCATCGCGCCCGGACCACAAATCAAAACCTTATCTGTACTATCCCAAATCGTAGATTCTTCATCATCTTCGTCGAGATGAAGGATTTGATTGATGATTAAAGCAATTTTCTTTTCATCTAATCGACCCTGGAAAAGTTTGTCTTTAATGGGTTCTTGCGACAAAAAATAAAAAACTTCAAATCTTCCGACATTTTCTTTCTGCAGATCTTCTAATTCCTGCTTCAGAACAATATCTTCAAAGCTTTTGTTGCCATAGAAAAGGAAAATTCTGGTAAATTGTTCTTCGTGGAGGATATTCTTAATATGACTAAAAATTGGTGTTATTCCAATTCCGGAAGCAAACGCCAGAATTGTTCTTTTCTCATTAGGTCTGGAGGGAATGAAAAATCGTCCCAAAGGTTCACTTACTGAGATTTCATCGCCAATATGATAATTCTGAAATAGAAATTGGGTGGAGCTTTCGTCACCATTAATTTTGATTGCCAGTTCAATTTTACTTTCAAAGGGTGCTGACGTAAAAGAGTAATCATTCTGAATTTCCTTTTCATTGAAGTGGTATTTCAATGTTACATATTGTCCAGCCTGATATCGATATTGCGATTTTAATTCCTCAGGAATTTCCAATTTCAACGCAAAAGCATTTT encodes:
- a CDS encoding 2Fe-2S iron-sulfur cluster-binding protein; amino-acid sequence: MKNQLTIANQPQFHRLKIAKKRQLTKNAFALKLEIPEELKSQYRYQAGQYVTLKYHFNEKEIQNDYSFTSAPFESKIELAIKINGDESSTQFLFQNYHIGDEISVSEPLGRFFIPSRPNEKRTILAFASGIGITPIFSHIKNILHEEQFTRIFLFYGNKSFEDIVLKQELEDLQKENVGRFEVFYFLSQEPIKDKLFQGRLDEKKIALIINQILHLDEDDEESTIWDSTDKVLICGPGAMIKSVANACYNHGIPKKNIHFELFEAFNDDIYPTEKEFPLIENVTVKIKFNHIEKDGIILKNNERKILQQLLDLGYKLPYSCKSGICGSCLCYLKNGEVDMTEDEYLTENEKLQGKILPCVSIAMSKDVSLDFDLYN